attttaattaataataaataaggttgataaattttaaaaaataaagtgataatattaaaaaaaaatgtgtttgcaatttaaaaataagttaattagggattttttttaaaaattaaatgagctGGCAAgttctttaataaataaaaattaggacATATATGTATTAACCAAGTAAAAAACAAGGGTTCCAAGTTCGAATTATTTACAAATAGggttaaaattgtaattttaaattagaagCCAAAATtgctatattttaaaattttaggataaaaagtatattttaggCTATATATTTTGATGTGACATTCAATTTGATCCCATATCAATGTAACCTCatagataaatttttgaataattataattgtgtcGACTAATTGTGACAAATTAATCCGTTTAAATttcatatgaaaattaatatgtGTTGTGATGAAATTGATATGAGATCAATGTGGATgagtcaaatatttaattaatatgtcaCATTATAATCTCTAacaataaaagtttaaatataaattattttgacgattatttttacaatttcaataatgtatttgctaatttacaaaattcaaacattaatttaagtgatgtttataattttaaagactAATTTTTCTATTCACTCAATATTCCTTTTCTAAAAATTAGATCGATTGAGAACAATAGAATTCATAATCAAAGTTgctaaaatcaaaaataataattttacgaACAAACTCACACCATTaagttaataacataaaatgacACAATGCCTACAATTGTTACAAAATTTGTAAATATGATAAAGTCGAAGTGTCTGAAATACATATGTCTCCGATTAAAGTCAAAgtaattgattgaatttgaatttgtttcatCAAAGTTAATATATCAATCTGAGTCAAACTAACATTGCAACAATCTCAAGAAATCAAACATTACATCTTGATGGAAAATGGAACGCTACACCAAagcaaaaaaaactaaatttagtGTGATAACACTTAATTGaccaaaagaagaagaaaaaaataaaattaaatatgatcgattacaattttaaatgtcattaattttattaattataatttatttatataaaataaaattataatttagttttatttgtttaaatataaacaattacAAAGTATTGAAATATATGACcagaaaaataattacaaagtaaaaactttaaacagaaataaatgaataaataaataaatctccttgtaccaaaaaaaatatataaaatggaTAAACATTGAAAAAGACAGGTTTTAATCCAAAAGGAAGAATGAGACAGAGCAGTTGAAATTCAGAAACAGAACACCGAGAAACAGatagatagagagagagagagagagagagagggagagagaagGAAAATATCGAAGATGGGTATATGCTTTGGTTGCTTCGGTGGAGGTGACAAGCACAtgacaaaagaagaagaaagattAGCCTCTGAAGAAGCGCGTGCAAGAGCTGCTCAAGCCGCTCACAAAAGgtttttccctttttcttttgCTTTATNNNNNNNNNNNNNNNNNNNNNNNNNNNNNNNNNNNNNNNNNNNNNNNNNNNNNNNNNNNNNNNNNNNNNNNNNNNNNNNNNNNNNNNNNNNNNNNNNNNNNNNNNNNNNNNNNNNNNNNNNNNNNNNNNNNNNNNNNNNNNNNNNNNNNNNNNNNNNNNNNNNNNNNNNNNNNNNNNNNNNNNNNNNNNNNNNNNNNNNNNNNNNNNNNNNNNNNNNNNNNNNNNNNNNNNNNNNNNNNNNNNNNNNNNNNNNNNNNNNNNNNNNNNNNNNNNNNNNNNNNNNNNNNNNNNNNNNNNNNNNNNNNNNNNNNNNNNNNNNNNNNNNNNNNNNNNNNNNNNNNNNNNNNNNNNNNNNNNNNNNNNNNNNNNNNNNNNNNNNNNNNNNNNNNNNNNNNNNNNNNNNNNNNNNNNNNNNNNNNNNNNNNNNNNNNNNNNNNNNNNNNNNNNNNNNNNNNNNNNNNNNNNNNNNNNNNNNNNNNNNNNNNNNNNNNNNNNNNNNNNNNNNNNNNNNNNNNNNNNNNNNNNNNNNNNNNNNNNNNNNNNNNNNNNNNNNNNNNNNNNNNNNNNNNNCATTCCtgctaaaattataaattaaaacacaattttcaCAGATTTTAGTTTTTCTCAAAACCcttgatgtttttttaaattgtattttgtcaaCTACTTTATGATTCTCAATTCAATTTAGAtcataatgtttttttttaaagagttcAATGATGTAATACATTCGTGTACAATGGCTTTCATATACTAGAGACATAATTCAAGTGTCACACGGGTAAATTCACTTTCAAACTCCATGGAGATTTCTTAATCATATGATCTTTGATTGACActagtaataatttgagaaaattaattaatggaaTGTAATCATGGTGTTTGTGTTGTGTCAGACACCGAAACGTTGTTGATTAGAGGTATCGGGGCTATGTAACGGTTTTAGAGGTTTCTGTAGTGGCATCACAAGTGCAATTGCGATCACATCAGCCGTATTTTACGCAATATAAGGGTTTGCAGTGTAACCGCAAatgcaatttaaaaccatgatAGAGAATGCATGCAAGGCTTAGTGtagttaataaatatgtaatgaaAGTAAGCTTACACGAAGAGGTGGGGTGGTACAGGAACAAACAAAAGACATTAAATGCTGTTATGTTATTTTACTAGTTAATAACAAATTAATGATTTAAGTAACTGTAGATTAACTTGTATGTGTTGATTGCAGGCAGGAGCAATTTGAGAATTCTGCGGCAGGACGAGCTGCACGTGCACATCAACAAGGACTGGCAAAGCAATCTGCAAACTCAAACAAAGGCGAACCAACACTAAAGGTTTGGCGATTCAATATGCCACCTCTTTTTTCTTTGGCAATTCTTAATTGATACTGCCATCAAATATGCTGTTTCACATTGTGCTTCATGATTAAGAGTTTTATagcacatttttatttattaatttatttgaaaatgtaACTTCTCTGAAATATGCTGCTGTCTTTCTTGCCAATGCTTTTTGactaacaattttcaaatcaatttATACCTCTCTAATGTTGTGTTTTGGCTCTTTTTATTTGTGGGTGCAGTGGCAGATGGGTTGAAGTTAGGCAATAAATCTGTCCTTACATGTAAGGTGAGGTGAAAGATCTATCtgataatttgttgttgtcCTTTTCATTTGGTTATGCAAATTTGTTTAACTTTAggatttatgaaaattaataattgtctactgaatttgataataaaagTTTTGCCTACTGTGTTTTGAACAAATCAATGTACTTAAAGGTGAGTATGACCTAGATTGTTGAATCtgtgattgaatttttttggaCTAAATTAATTTGGAAAAATGAATAGAAGTAATGAATCCAACAAACCAGTTGTGTTTAGATTGAATTAAGGTAGTGTAGATTAGGATCAGTGGTTTTATGTTTTTGTAACAGATTGATTTATGTTTAACATAGAAAAGAATATCAAGTACTTTTGATCTGACAGAATgaaaatttatctttattgtttGAAAGATCAATTTACCTgattggtttcttttcttgtgTTACAGTATTAACGTTAGGTCAATCAGATTTTACGCAATCAGATTTTACGTGCAGGATGCTTCCCTTCTCTCGAAGATGAACTAAAGGACTTGAGTGCAATTTTTTCGTATGTACAATTTGTGGTATACTAGTACTAGACAATGAAATGTTGATCTTTTGTTTGATTGTAAAGAATCAGCGGTGAAAGAAAATGGGTATAAGTTCTGTTGGTAGTTTGATACTTCCTTCCTCTCTTTACATGATATTTATTTCAGTAAAACCATATTTTTTCTACAGAAATTCTGCCCATCAATCTGTTTATTGTTTCTAGTTTTAAGTGCCTTACGTTTAACGACTCAAGATGAGGACTTTGTTTCATTTGTTTTGCGCGAGTATTACTAGTGAATCACAATGAAAAATTGGATCAATTCTGATTAAGGGCTAATAAATAATACTCTTTCAACCCGTCAACATACATCAGTTCAAAAGTATGCATTCGGATAAACCATCAAATTCTTCTACATGTTTAAATGTGTGCTTCTAAACAATTTGTGCAGATAGATGAGTATGTTTTCAAACATATCAGAAAATGACTCCTATGACATGATATGATAGCTTTCACGTCGAAACTTTTGAGTGCTTAAGGGGATCTTtactcttttttgtttttcttttcctcatAAATGGACTTTAAGTACCTGAAGGAATTCCAACTCTGAAATTATTCTAGGTAAACTCCAATATCATAATGAATTATCACTGCCTATATGGCTTCACTTCATTAATCCCAACAACCAAGATAAGTCATCTATCTTTTGAGTGTGGATTTACCATGATCTTGGATTtcctatatttaaaaaataatatatttacacGCATTAGTTGATCTCAATGATCGATTCGAGATGGGTTGACAACGTTAAATCTTCATTACACCATCCTTAAATAATTTTCACCGTTGAGATCAAACAACCAAATTCAATAAATGCATCACACATTTACTATGTAGAAGATCTTGAACGAGTAATTTGAAACAGTGATGAATGACAGAAATTTGTTTCTCAGGTAAAAATCAGCTAACAGAAAAGTACTATAACAACCAAACCAAACTTCTGATTTCTGTGCTTACTCtgtcaaatttaattaatagtatttcattggaaaaaagttgaaaattgagctatacattttttaacaattaGTTAACTAATCAAGGGTAACaatgaaatgatattttttccCATTATAATCTCTGCTTATGTCTTTTCTATTATACTCTCGGTGCATCTCGCATTCCCAACCACAAAGAATTGAAGTTCTCCAAAGTCTCAATCACTCAAACTTTTGCACTGGAGTTGAAAGCTTCAGCTCATAAGCAGCTTGAAAGCAATCTGCTGCTTGTTGTAACGAACCTTCCATTTTTGAAACCACTCCAAGGTTGAACCACGCGTCATGATTTGTCGGTTCCAATCGCAAAGCATTCATTAAAAAGCTTCTTGCTATTGGAAGCGATTGCATACCGAGTTTAATCAACAACTCCGCAGTTGAATTGATACTGGGAATATAATCAGGTTCTATTGACAATGAGATTGAGAACGAAACAAAGGCTTCCTTGTATAATGATTGAGCTTCAAACAACATCCCTGCCATTGCCATAATCGTGTATTTGCATATTAGTGATTTGTTAAAACACGGTGTTATCATGGCTGAAAAGACACAGAATAAAACATGCAAGCTTTTTTTCATCAATAAAAAGATGAAACAACAGGTTTCAGGTTCCATACCTGTAATATGCCAACTTCTGGGAGAGAAAAACTCTAGCAATTGAGCTTTGTCAACACAAGCTTTTGCATCAAGAAAGGAATTAAGATCTGCATAAATGGTTGCCAAATCCTGCCATGCTTCCATTTCCAACTTCCGTTCCGTTAATGCCTGCAAAGAGATGAAAAGCAAGGGAAATTCTTCTTAAGAATTCAGGGAGTCTAATCATTAGGCtagaaattttttaattgtccCTAATCATAAATTTCCAATCTTACGTAAGTTCTTATTTCTTAGCAACTTCCAAATCTATAAAAGTGATGTTATAGTGTTGATTCCTCAAAAGTAATTAACACACACCTCATCCCTGAATATTTTTGCTGGATCAAACTCAAAGTTCTTAGCTTGAAGAGAAAGCTCCTTTTTGGCTTCTATTACTGCAAGCAAGACTCTGTAGGTCTCTATTGCATGCTTTGGTTGCTTCTGAGCAATTTGAAGTACAGCTTTGAGTCTTAGTAGCTCTAACTGATCGACGTTCCCAGCGTCATCTAAAGTGAAATCAACTATAGTTTCTGCATCCTTAAACCTTTGTTGTGCAGATACTATGAGTGCTAACAACTGCCAACCTCTTCTAGAGCTTCCAACCATCATGTCTGAGTACCTTATTATGTTGTGATAAGCCGCATCTAGATTCCTCTGAATCGCATTTTCCAGTCCAAGGCTGAACGTTGCTTCTGCATCATCATTTCCGGTTAGAGCAGCTTTATTTAGGAAGTTCAAAGAttctttttgaaatataattcttTCAGAATCCAGTACAGATGTTCTAGCTGCAGCACCGTAACAAACACCGAGAATTTGTTGGCCTTGATTCAAAAAATGTTCATTTTGATGCTTGGCTAGATCAATAACTTGTTGTGAAAATTTGATGCCTTCATGAGTGTGATTTGGATATTGCGAACACAGTTTCGCACCAAACAAATATGAACGAAAATGAGGCATATGCTTTGCTTCAGAACTACCACAAGCCTTCCTCAAAAGGTTCAAGGCTGTTTCATTGTGTCCTGCTGCACTGTAACAAAGAGCGAGCGTGTACCACTTCTCGGCTCGATCAAAGATACCAGGTAGGATCTGCTCAACACAATCTGCCAATGATTCAAACATCCCGGAAACTGAAAGCGAAAATGAAAGATGGTCCATTATTTCAGCATCCCAATCTATTTCCTGAAGTGCCATTTTTCCGGATAGTATTAATAGCAAAAGTATCGCCTCTTCAATGTTAGTCATTGGTGTTGTTGGACCATTCACTTGCAAGTGAGAAGGTAGGTTTACTTCGACACCACCATAGAGTAGTGTTGTAGCTAAATCCTTTTGTAGACAGGCCAACCTTTTAGGCTCCAAATTCCACGGCTTGGTCAGCGTACGCCGATAAGCAGTGACAGCTTCGTCAAGAAAACCCGCCTTGATCCATAGATTTGGAAGCAACTCCAATGCTTTGTGGAACATTTCCTGCAACTTACATTCTTCACCAATACCCTCTGGCATTCCATTAGGAAGAGCTGATTCAATTATATCCACAATTATTCTGCACTCCTTTGCAGCCTCTGGTAGATAAGAAAGCATCACTAGTTAGAGTTGACAGCGTTGAGTGCAAAAACACATATACCTAAGTTGCTTCTTAGAACCACCCTTCCCCAAAATAATCATACATAATGTAGTGGCATTTATAGGAATTTATGAATATGCATTGATGCTAACATGGGGAATTGTTCAAGACTCAATGAGTCTGACTCATTTCATCAAaggataaaattttcaataattgcAGCATTTAATAACAGTATCCTCaatcaaacaataaaacaatACAAATTATGGACTATGAAGCCCAAATACTTCAAAAAATGGCTAAGTAACGGCGTCTGACACGTATCCAATACTGATACACGTCCGATACTTCCGAATGCAAATCCAGAAAGTATCCAATATAttctttgattatttttaaaaatatttccacCAATCCTTCTCAGATACACCTTTGATACTTCTTAccaactaaaaatataattatcgtCCAGATACGATACATCTTCGCTACATCATACTAATTACAGATACAAAATTGTATGTTTATTGTGACACTTTTATAGTAGACAAAAGTATATTCTGATATAGGTGGGGAAAAGATATGTAACTATCAGTGTGTTTGGAACCGTGGCCAATTGAACTTTAATGCGCATTCATTGCGAAGCTATGACTAGAAGCTTCACGTTAGCCCGTGGTGAAAAAAAGGTTGTAAACTTGAAAACAAATATGTCATGCCTACTTGTTATGtttatgtattattaataaGCATTTAGCAATGTGAACGTGTCTTTACAAACATAATGCATTTATGAATATATTTGTGGTAACGTATCTGGGCCGCgtcatattttgattttttttttaagttacttGTATCCCCATATCCGTGTCGTATCGTACTATGTATTTGAGCTTCTAAGATtatgaaaaatgtttaaaaGAGATAATAAATTACATGAAGGCGGTAATACCTGCATATCGCTCGAGTTCCTCTAAGGATTTGGCTTTAAGCAAAATTGCCTCAAGAAGCAAGCTTACTGAATGCATTGACATCAAATTAGGAAGTACAGTACCCGCCTTGGAACGAGGTTTCCTTAACTTGTTTCTTTCAGATATAGCTCTAATCATCCTTGGTGTCAAAGACCTGATATCAATACCTTGAAACACTTGAAGAGCAGCATCAAAGTTCCCTCTTTGATATTCAAGCCTCCCCAACAAAGCTCTAGCTTccttaaaatttatcaaaaaaaagaGTGGAGAAAATGACATCAAAACACACTCACTAGTCCAATATTAGCTTAAACTAGCTATGTAGTAATAACACTTCAAAACAAAAGTGTGTCCAGTGTTTGACAttcaatcactttcatttttCCTAAATTATTGTTGGTGTCTACGTGCTAGTGTCGTATGCTTGATGTCCGTGTTAGTGCTTTGTAGCAAAATAGCCATAAGCTATTTCTACAAACAATCCTTCATAAAGAAAGAAAGCAAGAAACACATAAATTTCTACCTCATAGTTTAATGAGAGAGCTTCTTTCAGAGTAGATTCAACATCTTCAACTTGTGTTTCATCCAATTTAGATTCCCAATCACCAGTCCTTGAAGATAATCCACTGGCAGAAAAATCCCTTGTTGCTAAGGATTCTGGTGACTGTGGTGCCTCTTCAAATTTGAATTGCTCTCCAGAACAAGCACACAACATCTTTCCTTTTTGAAATTGACCCTAACACAAATCAATCACTTCTCAATACACACCTTCACAAAAATCACAACAAAATCAAATGCATATCAATCAATAGTCACtacaatttgtaaaattaatcaaaacaaattaaataactaagTTAACATTGGTATCAAGTATCAACTTATCATCAAGTTACTAAACTAAACCAAAAATGCAACACCCCATTTACCTAGAATTTGAAATTTCCAAACTTTATATCATGAAATGGTTGATAGAATCATAGACCACAACTtcaaaaagttgatttttgaaaattgaagaaatcttattaaaaaatacaaatgcataaaataaaataaaatggcaCGTTCTTGTAACAGAAATGTAAGTAACAAACCAGATGATGGATGGGaacaaacaatgaaaaataaaattccgTTGGTGAAAAAATGAcaggtttattttataattttataatttattgaaaagCAATGATGGGTGTGATTAGAAAAAGAAGAGAACAAAAGGCTTtgcagaagaagaagaagaacacgGGTGTGAATAGAGAAACACAAATGGGAAGGAAGGTTTGGAATTACCTTAGCTCAGATTCCAAAAATGAAGACTTTTTGTGCAGTCTTCAACACCATGAAAGCTACTCTTCTATTCAACTTTCTGTTTCTCTgtctaaatatttttcattttcatatttcatCTTTATACTATttctttcattctttttttaattattataaaacataGAGCACCTATAAAAGGTTAAACTTTTTCTCTAAATAAAGAGGAACCAATAATCAATATTTCAAATCATATTGCAGCTGCATCatactacaatttttttttaaatacattacAAATCATATTCAAACGTAGTttagtgagttttttttttttttttgcttttttagacaaattaaaCGTGATTTAAAATTATAGCGTTGACAAGttgatttaaaataattcttaaattttaaaatgtctatctacgacaattataataattaaattaactaatctAACTATTTAAGGATGAATAGAATGATTAAATTATGGTAAACTTTTAAGTACTTATGAAGAAAGATGGATATCGATACTcttaaaatattgtaaaaattacataactaacctatatttaaaaataatataaaaggaTAAAATCTTTTTTACATATAGAACGAGgctcaaataattttcatttataataagttgttcaaaaaagataaaatcttAGGTGACGTAAGAATTTATTAGTGTTAGTATAATA
The genomic region above belongs to Cicer arietinum cultivar CDC Frontier isolate Library 1 chromosome 4, Cicar.CDCFrontier_v2.0, whole genome shotgun sequence and contains:
- the LOC101512640 gene encoding protein NPGR1, with protein sequence MLCACSGEQFKFEEAPQSPESLATRDFSASGLSSRTGDWESKLDETQVEDVESTLKEALSLNYEEARALLGRLEYQRGNFDAALQVFQGIDIRSLTPRMIRAISERNKLRKPRSKAGTVLPNLMSMHSVSLLLEAILLKAKSLEELERYAEAAKECRIIVDIIESALPNGMPEGIGEECKLQEMFHKALELLPNLWIKAGFLDEAVTAYRRTLTKPWNLEPKRLACLQKDLATTLLYGGVEVNLPSHLQVNGPTTPMTNIEEAILLLLILSGKMALQEIDWDAEIMDHLSFSLSVSGMFESLADCVEQILPGIFDRAEKWYTLALCYSAAGHNETALNLLRKACGSSEAKHMPHFRSYLFGAKLCSQYPNHTHEGIKFSQQVIDLAKHQNEHFLNQGQQILGVCYGAAARTSVLDSERIIFQKESLNFLNKAALTGNDDAEATFSLGLENAIQRNLDAAYHNIIRYSDMMVGSSRRGWQLLALIVSAQQRFKDAETIVDFTLDDAGNVDQLELLRLKAVLQIAQKQPKHAIETYRVLLAVIEAKKELSLQAKNFEFDPAKIFRDEALTERKLEMEAWQDLATIYADLNSFLDAKACVDKAQLLEFFSPRSWHITGMLFEAQSLYKEAFVSFSISLSIEPDYIPSINSTAELLIKLGMQSLPIARSFLMNALRLEPTNHDAWFNLGVVSKMEGSLQQAADCFQAAYELKLSTPVQKFE
- the LOC105852009 gene encoding uncharacterized protein, with the protein product MGICFGCFGGGDKHMTKEEERLASEEARARAAQAAHKRQEQFENSAAGRAARAHQQGLAKQSANSNKGEPTLKWQMG